A window of the Bacteroidia bacterium genome harbors these coding sequences:
- a CDS encoding sensor histidine kinase translates to MKERLNSVLSKGVTFYSTSEERRSVYVLNQFLMLAFICIAASMITNAIIDTSFISLYYGIPSLIVLAAVAALNISGYLYAAMVLLFVSLNVLVGVFTVGLGIRGLAYLYFFPMMLVQMFMFSNERVASIFYFLFGMTVFSGIATVWYALTHPPFTHALFLEIAHTSPYLNLSLCFIMTGYMVMAFMRMQRQREKHLQVMVSDKQTLLSEVHHRVKNNLAIISSLLNLQKNSVEDAAVQRALDDSRNRIYTMALIHEKLYKNQTFSSIGFFDYADSLLREYIRSSLKTRISPQIRIDGISLVLGQAIPCGLILNELITNSIKHGFRERKEGEISIGMFRESGRIVFEYSDNGNGVSDIQKLKEQETLGMTIVYSLAEQLGGTPEFHGETGFRFKLSFPEEFEKNLPA, encoded by the coding sequence ATGAAGGAAAGACTGAACAGCGTGCTAAGCAAAGGGGTGACTTTTTATTCAACCTCCGAGGAGCGAAGAAGCGTGTACGTGCTGAATCAGTTTCTGATGCTTGCATTTATTTGTATTGCCGCCTCCATGATCACGAATGCCATCATTGATACATCTTTTATTAGTTTGTACTACGGTATTCCCTCCTTGATCGTACTGGCGGCAGTAGCAGCCCTGAATATCAGCGGCTATCTGTATGCTGCGATGGTGTTGCTCTTTGTCAGTTTGAATGTATTAGTCGGGGTTTTTACCGTTGGCCTGGGAATTAGAGGGCTGGCGTACCTTTATTTTTTTCCTATGATGCTCGTCCAGATGTTCATGTTCTCCAATGAAAGGGTGGCGTCAATATTTTATTTTCTCTTTGGAATGACTGTCTTCTCGGGCATTGCCACTGTTTGGTACGCACTTACACATCCTCCGTTCACGCATGCGCTGTTTCTGGAGATTGCTCACACCTCGCCATACCTTAATCTGTCACTTTGTTTCATAATGACCGGATACATGGTAATGGCTTTTATGCGTATGCAACGCCAGAGAGAAAAGCATCTGCAGGTGATGGTTAGCGACAAGCAGACGCTGCTGAGCGAAGTTCACCATAGAGTTAAAAACAACCTTGCAATCATCTCTTCTCTGCTTAATCTCCAAAAGAATTCCGTAGAGGATGCGGCGGTGCAGCGCGCACTGGACGACAGCCGTAACCGTATTTATACCATGGCACTGATCCATGAAAAGCTCTACAAAAACCAAACTTTTTCCTCTATTGGCTTCTTTGATTATGCCGACAGCTTGCTCCGGGAGTACATTCGATCGTCCCTCAAAACCCGAATCAGCCCTCAGATCCGGATTGACGGGATCAGCCTGGTGCTGGGTCAGGCTATTCCCTGCGGACTGATTCTGAACGAACTTATCACAAATTCCATCAAACATGGGTTCCGTGAGAGGAAAGAGGGGGAGATCAGCATTGGAATGTTTCGGGAAAGCGGACGAATTGTTTTTGAGTACAGTGATAATGGTAACGGGGTTTCAGACATACAAAAGCTGAAGGAGCAGGAAACCCTGGGAATGACTATTGTTTATTCACTGGCTGAGCAGCTGGGCGGCACTCCCGAGTTTCACGGAGAAACGGGGTTCCGGTTCAAACTCTCCTTTCCAGAGGAATTTGAGAAGAACCTGCCTGCTTAA
- a CDS encoding PadR family transcriptional regulator: MNIENTKAQMRKGVLEFCILSILSDGDAYPTEIIERMKVARLVVVEGTLYPLLTRLKNMGLLSYRWEESSSGPPRKYYRLTELGGQFLKELEQTWDELVNSVHTATRRDNRKDATGTATDQNSNPQP, encoded by the coding sequence ATGAATATAGAGAACACAAAGGCGCAGATGCGGAAGGGGGTGTTGGAGTTCTGCATTCTTTCGATACTCTCAGACGGCGATGCGTATCCGACAGAGATCATTGAAAGAATGAAGGTAGCACGGCTGGTGGTAGTGGAAGGAACCTTGTATCCCCTGCTCACTCGGCTTAAAAACATGGGACTGCTCAGTTACCGGTGGGAGGAATCTTCATCGGGACCGCCCAGAAAGTATTATCGGCTGACTGAACTGGGCGGGCAGTTTCTCAAAGAACTGGAGCAGACCTGGGACGAGTTAGTAAACTCCGTACACACCGCCACCAGGAGAGATAATCGTAAAGATGCGACCGGAACAGCAACTGACCAAAACAGTAATCCTCAACCCTAA
- a CDS encoding TerC family protein — protein sequence MDQIAQIFTIDGMISLLTLALLEIVLGIDNIIFISIIAGRLPGKREQKKARFTGLILALLMRVGLLFGITWIISMKDDLFTLFDIGFSGRDIILFCGGIFLLAKTVSEIHEKIESSDDTEEEKKINIPSLLSIILQIVLIDMVFSFDSILTAVGIVDNVYIMIGAVIISMVIMMIFAESVSDFINRHPTVKMLALAFLLMIGFLLVLESFDVHVPKPYVYSSMAFAFLVELLNMRVRRKKVKKSE from the coding sequence ATGGACCAAATAGCGCAAATTTTTACTATCGACGGAATGATCTCCCTCCTCACTCTGGCATTGCTGGAGATCGTTCTGGGAATTGATAATATCATTTTCATTTCCATTATCGCCGGGAGGCTACCGGGTAAGCGGGAACAGAAAAAGGCACGCTTCACCGGCCTGATCCTCGCCCTGTTGATGAGGGTTGGACTGCTCTTTGGGATTACCTGGATTATTTCGATGAAGGATGATCTTTTCACCCTGTTTGATATCGGTTTTTCAGGGAGAGATATTATTCTCTTCTGCGGCGGTATTTTCCTGCTGGCAAAAACGGTGAGTGAGATTCACGAAAAGATTGAATCATCGGATGACACGGAGGAGGAGAAAAAAATCAACATTCCTTCCCTCCTGTCTATTATTCTTCAAATCGTCCTGATTGACATGGTTTTCTCCTTTGATTCCATTCTCACGGCAGTGGGAATTGTTGATAATGTTTACATTATGATAGGGGCTGTGATCATTTCCATGGTGATCATGATGATTTTTGCCGAGTCGGTTTCTGATTTCATCAACAGGCATCCCACGGTGAAGATGCTTGCGCTTGCTTTCCTTCTCATGATCGGCTTCCTGCTGGTACTGGAGTCCTTTGATGTACATGTACCGAAGCCGTACGTTTACTCCTCCATGGCCTTTGCTTTCCTGGTGGAACTGCTGAATATGCGGGTGCGAAGAAAAAAGGTTAAGAAATCAGAGTGA
- a CDS encoding ferredoxin, producing the protein MIRVFHQRNKCIGCNACAELDPANWKMSRKDGKATLVGATGKKDILYKKLEEAERAKQKTVVRHCPSRCIRIEG; encoded by the coding sequence ATGATCAGAGTTTTTCATCAGCGAAACAAATGCATAGGCTGCAATGCCTGTGCTGAGCTGGATCCTGCGAACTGGAAAATGTCGCGTAAGGACGGGAAAGCTACATTGGTTGGAGCAACCGGTAAAAAAGACATCCTTTACAAAAAGCTGGAAGAAGCAGAGAGAGCAAAACAGAAAACCGTGGTCCGGCATTGTCCATCCCGGTGTATCCGTATCGAAGGGTAG
- a CDS encoding TonB-dependent receptor, whose amino-acid sequence MKKSGAILLLCLLGVFSKAQIPNMGGMGGKNMNVGRFYGRVVDSLSGKPVEFAVVQLHGMKYDSASKSMKPAILGGQLSEGNGDFSIEGLPPFGQFTLKIIALGYKTYEQKVSFNLNMQQMGKDAQSGNWQNALNNVDKDLGNIKISPDVKQFKEVVVDGSDPEVELKLDRKVYNVEKNLSAAGGTAEDVMKNVPSVNVDMDGNVTMRNSTPEILIDGKPTTLTLDQIPADAIASIEVITNPSAKFDASGGGGGILNIILKKNRKPGYNGSVRSNVDSRLAFGGGLDMNIREGKWNFFVNTHGNKRNSLSTGSTDRFNLIGSPLTNVYQESESENKGFFGMGRMGIDWFINNRNTLTLSGNIVSGSFLPEDVLSYRTDTLLSSGIVSSSYDRHSDTRRAFMNYGGSLQYKHLYAKAGKELTADLHYNRSTSSSGGDYYTTYFDQFATELYRLQQKSDGGGENEFITVQTDFVNPISDKRKLEAGVKTSFKEMWNYSRNYNVDVATGAETFLGTQSMNYRFFDQIYGAYVTYGSQLKKVGYQLGLRAEASYYKGELVDSTLPPFYIEYPISVFPTAFLTYQINSKQDLQFSYTRKISRPGFFQLIPFTDYSDSLNLSRGNPGLLPEFTQSVELNYMNQFSKGNSLMASVYFKHTNDLMTRYQTYEYDSVLMQSAIINTYRNADWSYSYGLEMNFKKTIKSWMDFSINGNIYNSFVKGDNIDSLLTGDLISWFVKVNTNYKLPKNFSMQLSGRYFSRTKLSTGSSGRGGGGSYGQGGGMSGIMWGSNPATAQGYTEPSWEVEASVRYEFMKEKRASLTLSVSDIFRSRVNATWSESAYFKQSTEKLRDAQVFKLAFSYRFGKFDASIFKRKNMKINTDGMDGGGGM is encoded by the coding sequence ATGAAAAAATCCGGTGCCATTTTACTTCTCTGCCTGTTGGGTGTTTTCTCAAAAGCGCAAATACCAAATATGGGAGGTATGGGCGGGAAAAACATGAACGTGGGAAGGTTTTACGGCAGGGTAGTGGATTCGCTTTCCGGAAAACCGGTGGAATTTGCGGTTGTTCAGTTGCACGGAATGAAATATGATTCCGCATCCAAATCCATGAAGCCGGCGATCCTCGGGGGGCAACTTTCGGAAGGTAATGGTGATTTTTCCATCGAAGGGCTGCCTCCGTTCGGACAATTTACGCTCAAAATCATCGCCTTGGGTTATAAGACGTATGAGCAGAAAGTATCCTTCAACTTAAACATGCAGCAGATGGGAAAGGATGCTCAATCGGGAAACTGGCAAAACGCCCTGAACAATGTGGATAAGGATCTCGGAAATATCAAGATCAGTCCGGATGTTAAGCAGTTTAAGGAGGTGGTGGTAGACGGCTCTGATCCTGAAGTGGAGCTGAAGTTAGACCGTAAAGTTTATAATGTGGAAAAGAACCTCAGCGCGGCAGGTGGTACTGCAGAGGATGTGATGAAGAATGTACCGAGCGTGAATGTGGATATGGATGGGAATGTCACTATGCGCAATTCTACTCCGGAAATACTCATAGACGGCAAACCGACCACACTCACCCTTGACCAGATTCCAGCTGATGCCATTGCCAGTATTGAGGTAATCACAAACCCTTCTGCCAAATTTGATGCTTCAGGCGGCGGAGGCGGTATCTTGAATATCATTCTAAAAAAGAACCGGAAACCGGGGTATAACGGCAGTGTGCGGTCTAACGTAGATTCCCGCTTAGCGTTCGGGGGCGGACTGGATATGAATATTCGTGAAGGGAAATGGAATTTCTTCGTTAATACTCATGGAAATAAGCGCAATTCATTGAGCACAGGCAGCACCGACCGTTTCAATCTTATCGGTTCTCCACTTACGAACGTGTACCAGGAAAGTGAGAGTGAAAACAAGGGCTTTTTTGGTATGGGCCGGATGGGCATAGACTGGTTCATCAACAACCGGAATACATTAACCCTTTCAGGCAATATAGTCAGCGGTTCCTTTCTGCCAGAGGATGTACTTTCCTATCGGACCGATACCCTCTTGTCGTCAGGTATTGTGTCCTCTTCCTATGACCGCCACTCCGATACGCGAAGAGCATTTATGAATTACGGGGGATCTTTGCAGTACAAGCATCTTTATGCCAAGGCAGGGAAGGAGCTGACAGCGGATCTGCATTATAACAGGAGTACTTCTTCGTCCGGCGGCGATTATTACACTACGTATTTCGATCAGTTTGCAACGGAATTATACCGTCTCCAGCAAAAATCAGACGGTGGAGGGGAAAATGAGTTTATTACAGTGCAAACGGATTTTGTGAACCCCATTTCTGATAAGCGGAAGCTGGAGGCAGGAGTGAAGACCTCTTTTAAGGAAATGTGGAACTATAGCCGGAATTATAACGTGGATGTTGCCACCGGAGCTGAAACCTTTCTTGGAACCCAAAGCATGAATTACCGGTTCTTTGATCAGATTTATGGCGCATATGTCACTTATGGCAGTCAGCTCAAAAAAGTCGGTTATCAGCTGGGATTGAGGGCGGAGGCCTCTTATTACAAAGGGGAGTTGGTAGACTCAACGCTGCCGCCTTTTTATATCGAGTATCCAATTTCGGTTTTTCCTACCGCCTTTCTGACCTATCAGATCAACTCCAAACAAGACCTTCAGTTCAGCTACACACGGAAGATCTCGCGCCCGGGATTTTTCCAACTCATACCGTTCACAGATTATTCGGATTCCCTGAACCTCAGCCGGGGCAATCCGGGTCTGCTGCCAGAATTTACCCAAAGCGTGGAATTGAATTATATGAACCAGTTCAGTAAAGGAAACAGCCTGATGGCCTCTGTTTATTTTAAACATACGAACGACCTTATGACGCGGTATCAGACCTATGAATACGACTCCGTTCTTATGCAGTCCGCAATCATTAATACATATCGCAATGCCGACTGGAGTTATTCATACGGACTTGAAATGAATTTCAAGAAAACCATTAAATCCTGGATGGATTTCAGTATCAATGGAAATATTTACAATTCATTTGTTAAAGGGGATAATATTGATTCCTTGCTTACAGGTGATTTGATTTCCTGGTTCGTGAAAGTGAATACGAATTATAAATTGCCAAAGAACTTCAGTATGCAGTTATCGGGTCGTTATTTCTCAAGAACAAAACTATCCACGGGAAGCAGTGGAAGAGGGGGCGGTGGCTCATATGGTCAGGGCGGAGGAATGAGCGGGATCATGTGGGGTAGCAATCCGGCAACGGCTCAAGGATATACCGAACCAAGCTGGGAGGTTGAAGCATCCGTCCGGTATGAATTTATGAAAGAGAAGCGGGCCAGCCTGACCCTTTCCGTCAGTGATATTTTCCGCAGCCGGGTGAATGCCACCTGGTCCGAATCAGCCTACTTCAAACAGTCAACGGAGAAGCTCCGCGATGCGCAGGTGTTCAAGCTGGCTTTCAGCTACCGTTTTGGGAAATTTGATGCTTCCATTTTCAAACGCAAGAATATGAAGATCAATACGGATGGGATGGATGGCGGGGGCGGTATGTAA
- the mtgA gene encoding monofunctional biosynthetic peptidoglycan transglycosylase has translation MRRLPGKIWRFAWKTAVGFFALSILSVILFRWVPVPLTPLMLIRCIEQKQEGKQIRLEHNWVSLDQISPHLQLAVVCAEDQNFILHFGFDRVAIEKAIKHNKTHKKKRGASTISQQTAKNVFLWPGRGWIRKGFEVYFTFLIEVFWSKERIMEVYLNSIEFGNGIYGAEAAAGIFFKKSNLALSREQAALLAVVLPNPRRYNAGKPGGYLRTRQAWCLNQMRLWGGQLDYHPDEKEEKK, from the coding sequence ATGAGAAGGCTGCCCGGTAAAATCTGGCGTTTTGCCTGGAAAACGGCAGTAGGTTTTTTCGCTCTCAGCATACTGTCTGTGATCCTGTTCAGGTGGGTGCCTGTACCCCTGACTCCCCTGATGCTCATCCGGTGTATCGAGCAAAAGCAGGAGGGAAAACAAATTCGCCTGGAACACAACTGGGTTTCGCTTGATCAGATCTCCCCTCATCTCCAACTGGCAGTAGTATGTGCCGAGGATCAGAATTTTATATTGCATTTTGGGTTCGACCGTGTGGCGATCGAAAAAGCCATCAAACATAATAAAACACATAAGAAAAAGCGGGGCGCCAGCACTATTTCCCAGCAAACCGCCAAGAATGTATTTCTCTGGCCGGGCAGAGGGTGGATCAGGAAAGGGTTTGAAGTGTATTTCACCTTTTTGATAGAGGTGTTCTGGAGCAAAGAGCGAATCATGGAAGTATATCTCAACTCGATAGAGTTCGGGAACGGCATTTACGGCGCTGAAGCGGCGGCAGGGATCTTTTTTAAAAAAAGCAACCTCGCACTCTCCAGGGAACAAGCCGCTCTTCTGGCTGTTGTGCTTCCCAACCCCCGCCGGTATAATGCCGGAAAACCGGGCGGGTACCTGCGCACAAGACAAGCCTGGTGCCTGAACCAAATGCGGCTGTGGGGTGGTCAACTGGACTATCACCCGGATGAAAAAGAGGAAAAAAAATAA
- a CDS encoding PspC domain-containing protein: MNKTVTINVSGIVFHIEEDAYDKLSKYLGTIKSYFKDSEGRDEIMADIEARIAELLKEKIGAGRQVVLTADVDHVISVMGKPEDYASGGEKEDTEGEKPEEVIDFSKRRRRVFRDPDSRVLGGVCGGIANYFDMDPLWLRLSLVVFTIFGGAGVLVYIILWIAIPEAKTTAEKLEMKGEKVNINNIKKTVEEELGHLKKKGKEMEEDLKNFSGPENRQKVKNGVDKFLEFLASVGTSFLTVFGKVFAIALIIIGVLFTVGLFTSVFGISNFGLSNAPGWIESVFTSAGDYELAVVAALLTLGIPFMMLIYGGFRLLLGIREKNRLLSVVALILWVVGIGIGIYSGVSLGTDFRENGRVKEVYTLNTSSDTLFLRGILPTEDEMEGIDGEIRDVRHKGNNKDWDFMNMNGEKIRFGFPDLTVEKADGDSFQIEIIRTARGIDKKDALNRARNILYKAPGITDSVVEFYSVSEFDRSNKLRAQDVKIIVRVPVGKSVFLSKTLSHLLYDVPNVHDLWDEDMLNHTWNMTTEGLDCRNCEGLDIHGERVRVGKGEVHLKKGNEEIHIKDGEIRIKKLDSTDEKHKEKKETEKTTSVGFPDLNGQFRIGIPFVGLGWGI; encoded by the coding sequence ATGAATAAAACTGTAACAATAAACGTAAGCGGCATTGTTTTCCACATAGAGGAAGATGCCTATGACAAGCTCAGCAAATACCTTGGCACAATCAAAAGTTATTTCAAGGATTCGGAGGGGCGTGATGAAATAATGGCCGACATAGAGGCACGCATTGCTGAGCTGCTGAAGGAAAAGATCGGTGCCGGCCGTCAGGTTGTTTTAACCGCGGACGTGGATCATGTTATCTCTGTGATGGGAAAACCGGAAGATTACGCTTCCGGCGGGGAAAAGGAGGATACCGAGGGGGAAAAGCCGGAGGAAGTAATTGACTTCAGCAAACGGAGAAGGAGAGTATTCCGCGATCCGGACAGTCGTGTGTTGGGGGGTGTGTGCGGAGGTATCGCCAACTATTTCGATATGGATCCGCTCTGGCTGCGTTTGTCGCTTGTAGTATTCACCATTTTCGGAGGTGCAGGTGTATTGGTTTATATTATCCTCTGGATTGCAATCCCCGAGGCGAAAACCACAGCGGAGAAGCTTGAAATGAAAGGAGAAAAGGTGAATATTAATAATATCAAAAAAACAGTAGAGGAAGAATTAGGACATCTGAAGAAGAAAGGGAAGGAAATGGAGGAGGACCTGAAAAATTTTTCGGGTCCCGAAAACAGGCAAAAGGTGAAGAACGGGGTGGATAAGTTCCTGGAATTTTTGGCCAGTGTAGGAACATCATTCCTGACCGTATTCGGAAAGGTATTCGCAATCGCCCTGATTATTATCGGCGTGCTTTTTACCGTCGGTTTATTCACTTCTGTTTTCGGGATCTCCAATTTCGGATTGTCCAATGCCCCGGGCTGGATCGAGTCTGTGTTTACCTCTGCAGGTGATTATGAGCTGGCAGTAGTAGCCGCACTGCTCACATTGGGTATTCCTTTCATGATGCTCATCTACGGTGGGTTTCGTTTACTGCTGGGCATCCGGGAGAAAAACCGTCTCCTGAGTGTGGTTGCGCTGATCCTTTGGGTGGTGGGTATAGGAATCGGAATCTATTCCGGAGTAAGTCTGGGAACCGATTTCAGGGAGAACGGGCGGGTGAAGGAGGTATATACACTGAATACATCCTCGGATACTCTTTTTCTCAGAGGGATACTCCCCACAGAAGATGAGATGGAAGGCATAGACGGTGAGATCAGGGATGTACGTCACAAGGGGAATAATAAAGACTGGGATTTTATGAACATGAACGGGGAAAAAATCCGGTTTGGTTTTCCCGATCTGACCGTTGAAAAAGCGGATGGCGATTCATTCCAGATTGAAATCATACGAACGGCACGGGGCATAGATAAGAAGGATGCGCTGAACCGGGCAAGAAACATTCTCTACAAAGCGCCTGGCATTACCGATTCAGTTGTGGAGTTTTATTCTGTATCGGAGTTTGACCGTTCCAATAAGCTGCGTGCACAGGATGTGAAGATCATCGTTCGGGTACCGGTAGGAAAATCCGTCTTCCTGTCCAAAACTCTTTCCCATCTTCTCTATGATGTGCCGAATGTACATGACCTCTGGGACGAGGACATGTTGAATCATACGTGGAACATGACAACAGAGGGACTGGATTGCAGGAATTGCGAAGGCCTGGATATACACGGAGAGAGGGTTCGGGTAGGCAAGGGGGAGGTTCATCTAAAAAAGGGCAATGAGGAGATCCATATTAAGGATGGTGAGATCAGGATCAAGAAGCTGGATTCTACAGATGAAAAGCACAAAGAGAAAAAGGAAACGGAAAAGACCACATCCGTAGGTTTTCCGGATTTAAACGGACAATTCAGGATAGGTATTCCCTTTGTGGGTTTGGGTTGGGGTATTTAA
- a CDS encoding sensor histidine kinase gives MLLALFRRITLSGVRKYQDADTMRRVLLINQFTWLGAGFHLVGIVFSLILGQFAMAYILGGTVILYVVSIFSVKAGRSILAVSLQIVACSVEVLCGNLMYDVGGMIFLYYFPLVMSVVFLLNHDGESRYMYFNFGFLATSAVSSILLLNLNIHIGIELSARMIRDAAILNTALSSLLTISILLLYLDFNRKAQKRLEKIIRERELLLAEVHHRVKNNLAIISGLLNLQKNMLSDKGMQQVLEDSRSRVASMALIHDRLYKNRSFSSIDFDSYVKNLLDEIERGYGLRKKVKRDLRIINVNLDLNSSIPCGLILNELVTNSYKHAFRKSEGAVFLEILQTGNHVSFHYADNGPGAPNVEGITESESLGTTIITSLVEQLEGTFRFYNDDGLHFVMEFEFKSRKAA, from the coding sequence ATGTTGCTGGCTCTTTTCCGGAGAATTACCTTATCTGGGGTAAGAAAATATCAGGATGCAGACACCATGCGCCGTGTGCTGCTTATCAATCAGTTTACCTGGCTGGGTGCAGGCTTTCATCTTGTCGGTATCGTGTTCAGCCTGATCCTGGGTCAATTTGCAATGGCGTATATCCTGGGAGGAACTGTCATCCTATACGTCGTTTCTATTTTCTCCGTAAAGGCCGGGCGGTCCATCCTCGCTGTTTCTCTGCAGATCGTTGCGTGTTCTGTGGAAGTTCTTTGCGGTAACCTGATGTATGATGTTGGCGGAATGATATTCCTGTATTATTTCCCGCTGGTGATGAGCGTGGTTTTTCTTTTAAATCATGATGGTGAAAGCAGGTATATGTATTTTAATTTTGGATTCCTGGCAACGTCTGCCGTGTCTTCCATTCTTTTGCTGAATTTAAATATTCATATCGGGATTGAATTGTCCGCACGGATGATCCGGGATGCCGCCATATTAAACACGGCACTCAGTTCCTTGCTTACTATTTCTATTTTGTTGCTGTACCTCGATTTTAACAGAAAAGCTCAGAAACGACTGGAGAAAATCATACGCGAAAGGGAACTTCTGCTGGCTGAAGTACACCACCGTGTCAAAAACAATCTGGCTATTATTTCCGGATTGCTGAATCTGCAAAAGAATATGCTTTCAGATAAAGGAATGCAGCAGGTTTTGGAGGATTCGCGTTCACGCGTCGCCTCCATGGCACTGATCCATGACAGATTATATAAGAACCGCTCTTTCAGTTCGATTGATTTTGATTCTTATGTAAAGAATTTGCTTGATGAGATCGAAAGAGGGTATGGGTTGCGCAAGAAAGTAAAGCGGGATTTACGCATTATAAATGTAAACCTGGATCTCAATTCATCCATTCCCTGCGGACTGATTCTAAACGAGCTTGTTACAAACTCCTACAAACATGCATTCCGCAAGTCTGAAGGGGCAGTTTTTCTTGAAATACTTCAGACAGGGAACCATGTGAGCTTTCATTATGCAGATAATGGCCCCGGAGCACCCAATGTTGAAGGAATAACGGAGTCAGAATCCCTCGGAACAACCATTATTACTTCTCTTGTGGAACAACTGGAAGGAACCTTTCGCTTCTATAACGACGATGGCTTGCATTTCGTAATGGAATTCGAGTTTAAAAGCAGAAAAGCCGCATGA
- a CDS encoding UbiA family prenyltransferase — protein MTAIHRYLSLVRFSHTLFAMPFALIGFFLARESVEGEVSYWLILKVIGCMILARNAAMGFNRYADRAIDAQNVRTMVREIPSGAISARGALWFVLLNATGFVALTWFINPICFYLSPVALVVVLGYSYTKRFTSLCHFVLGLGLALAPIGAWLAVTGYFDLLPLLFSFTVLFWVSGFDMIYALQDEEFDKGKGLHSIPAALGKKGALRLSVWMHVISVISLLIAGVIASMDMWYWMGTAVFTGLLAYQHTLVKPDDLSKVNIAFFTTNGVASILFCVFVMLELYA, from the coding sequence GGTCAGGTTCTCCCATACCCTATTTGCAATGCCGTTTGCACTCATCGGTTTTTTTCTGGCCAGGGAGTCCGTAGAAGGCGAAGTAAGTTACTGGCTTATCTTAAAGGTGATCGGATGTATGATTCTGGCAAGAAATGCAGCGATGGGATTTAACCGGTATGCCGATCGGGCGATTGACGCGCAGAATGTGCGAACGATGGTCCGCGAAATTCCTTCAGGCGCAATTTCTGCCCGGGGTGCATTATGGTTCGTGCTCTTGAATGCCACGGGTTTTGTTGCCCTGACGTGGTTTATTAATCCGATTTGCTTTTACCTCTCGCCGGTGGCATTGGTAGTGGTACTGGGATACAGCTATACCAAGCGTTTTACTTCACTTTGTCATTTTGTACTTGGCCTGGGTCTGGCATTGGCCCCTATAGGAGCCTGGCTGGCAGTAACCGGATATTTTGATCTTCTTCCACTGCTGTTCTCCTTCACTGTACTGTTCTGGGTGAGTGGTTTTGATATGATTTATGCTCTGCAGGACGAGGAATTTGACAAGGGAAAGGGATTGCATTCTATCCCCGCGGCTCTGGGGAAAAAAGGTGCGCTTCGCTTGTCCGTATGGATGCATGTGATCTCCGTGATCTCGCTGCTCATCGCCGGGGTTATTGCTTCCATGGATATGTGGTATTGGATGGGAACAGCCGTGTTCACCGGGCTTCTGGCTTACCAGCATACCCTGGTGAAGCCCGATGACCTGAGCAAAGTGAACATCGCCTTTTTTACAACTAACGGAGTGGCCTCTATCCTCTTTTGCGTTTTTGTTATGTTGGAGCTGTACGCATGA